Proteins encoded together in one Micromonospora kangleipakensis window:
- a CDS encoding oligosaccharide flippase family protein, with product MTAAGTTVGTPAGAPAPKRSAGGLGRRLRQLGLLGVSQVGLTLLAFLAQVLLARSLPQAHFGAFMSVLSLMTLAGPLALFGIAEFWLQRFGREGPRALRWVRPSVALVLVCSAVQVLAIVAWGLLDRSDPLPADLRVILAPVILAQAGMALSVSVLQLRGAYGQMAVVQLAPHVGRLLVAVLVGLFGLSATTAAGGWSLVAAATVLLSAGLIVPFWRGRTALEGHGRAAVRPGRPPRPRHLVAGAAPFMFGSLFYLLGMNLGVVVSGEFLSAEAAAVIAVPMTLLTAIYILPRVVYQQYFLAKLHRWSRSDRDAVLIAYRAGTVGMIAVGLLIAAVVAAGGRYAIPLVFGSAYDESAVVMALLALAIPLRFGSASVASLLTSGGLVRRKVLYQGIGSVAYLATLAFAIPSFGLYGVAVATVLSEALLLVLFWSCVKRNVVGDARLPSWSEIGRRLTKE from the coding sequence GTGACGGCCGCCGGCACGACGGTGGGGACGCCCGCTGGCGCCCCGGCACCGAAGCGGAGCGCCGGGGGACTCGGCCGTCGGCTCCGACAGCTGGGCCTGCTCGGGGTCAGCCAGGTCGGCCTCACCCTGCTCGCCTTCCTCGCCCAGGTGCTGCTGGCGCGGAGCCTGCCGCAGGCGCACTTCGGCGCTTTCATGTCGGTGCTGTCGTTGATGACGCTCGCCGGCCCGCTCGCCCTCTTCGGCATCGCCGAGTTCTGGCTGCAGCGCTTCGGGCGCGAGGGGCCCCGTGCCCTGCGCTGGGTCCGGCCGTCCGTGGCGCTGGTGCTGGTCTGCTCGGCCGTGCAGGTGCTGGCCATAGTGGCCTGGGGGCTGCTCGACCGGAGCGACCCCCTCCCCGCCGACCTGCGGGTCATCCTCGCGCCGGTGATCCTGGCGCAGGCCGGGATGGCGCTGTCGGTCTCCGTCCTGCAACTGCGCGGCGCCTACGGGCAGATGGCGGTCGTGCAGCTCGCACCGCACGTCGGGCGGCTGCTCGTCGCCGTGCTGGTCGGGCTGTTCGGACTGTCGGCGACCACCGCCGCCGGCGGCTGGTCGCTGGTGGCGGCGGCGACCGTCCTGCTCAGCGCCGGGCTGATCGTCCCGTTCTGGCGGGGACGGACCGCGCTGGAGGGGCACGGCCGGGCCGCCGTCCGGCCGGGCCGTCCGCCCCGCCCGCGGCACCTCGTCGCCGGCGCCGCCCCGTTCATGTTCGGCAGCCTCTTCTACCTGCTCGGCATGAACCTGGGCGTGGTGGTCTCCGGCGAGTTCCTCAGCGCCGAGGCGGCCGCGGTGATCGCCGTGCCGATGACGCTGCTGACCGCGATCTACATCCTGCCGCGGGTCGTCTACCAGCAGTACTTCCTGGCGAAGCTGCACCGGTGGTCCCGGTCCGACCGCGACGCGGTCCTGATCGCCTATCGGGCGGGCACGGTCGGGATGATTGCCGTCGGGTTGCTGATCGCCGCGGTCGTCGCGGCCGGCGGCCGGTACGCCATCCCCCTGGTGTTCGGCTCGGCGTACGACGAGTCCGCCGTCGTGATGGCCCTGCTGGCGCTCGCGATCCCGCTCCGCTTCGGCTCGGCCAGCGTCGCCTCGCTGCTCACCAGCGGCGGGCTGGTCCGCCGAAAGGTGCTCTACCAGGGCATCGGCTCGGTGGCGTACCTGGCCACCCTGGCCTTCGCCATCCCGTCGTTTGGCCTGTACGGGGTGGCCGTGGCGACGGTCCTCTCCGAGGCGCTGCTGCTCGTGCTGTTCTGGTCGTGCGTGAAACGTAACGTAGTCGGCGACGCCCGACTTCCGTCCTGGTCGGAGATCGGCCGACGGCTGACGAAGGAGTGA
- a CDS encoding polysaccharide pyruvyl transferase family protein, with amino-acid sequence MSPKEQRNPARRPLVVGYYGMRNVGDNAFCVIVDWAMKRYWDTEEPVFAAPPLVDLPDARAAMSQSLFESADPVSRAGKLLTKATMLGGASMLVFGGGSVFRDMGPFSEKKIFAAWSRVSRRPIAAVGVSVGPFVTAAAAQRLGEVFRHIDYIGVRDAASVERLRDLDYPGLVVPAGDLAGLLPEALGDAAPAPIARTPGRIRLGVTLLGSDTDLPEREQRRREEVLIAGIRSFVDAEPVDVTIFVFNTHPLRGDVAPSERLRSSLQDRCDLRVVTADDGVTAVFSEMRACDAGLHMRMHGGIFSYVAGVPFALVPYHRKCADFLDEIGQPATRLLPVEPDDPVEVHKLLGRLVTDGASPRLDLAEFADSARLNFTRAPWARA; translated from the coding sequence GTGAGTCCGAAGGAACAGCGGAACCCCGCCCGCCGGCCGCTCGTCGTCGGCTACTACGGCATGCGCAACGTCGGCGACAACGCGTTCTGCGTCATCGTCGACTGGGCCATGAAGCGCTACTGGGACACCGAGGAGCCCGTCTTCGCGGCGCCGCCGCTGGTGGACCTGCCGGACGCCCGCGCCGCGATGAGCCAGTCGCTGTTCGAGTCGGCGGACCCGGTGAGCCGGGCCGGCAAGCTGCTCACAAAGGCCACCATGCTGGGCGGGGCGTCCATGCTCGTGTTCGGCGGCGGCTCGGTCTTCCGGGACATGGGCCCGTTCAGCGAGAAGAAGATATTCGCCGCCTGGTCCCGGGTTTCCCGCCGGCCTATCGCGGCGGTCGGTGTGTCGGTGGGCCCGTTCGTCACGGCGGCGGCGGCGCAGCGACTCGGCGAGGTGTTCCGGCACATCGACTACATCGGGGTCCGCGACGCCGCCTCCGTGGAGCGGCTGCGCGACCTCGACTACCCGGGCCTCGTGGTGCCCGCCGGTGACCTCGCGGGGCTGCTACCGGAGGCGCTCGGCGATGCCGCCCCAGCGCCGATCGCGCGGACACCCGGGCGGATCCGGCTCGGCGTCACCCTGCTCGGCTCCGACACCGACCTGCCCGAGCGGGAGCAGCGCCGGCGGGAGGAGGTGCTGATCGCCGGCATCCGCTCCTTCGTCGACGCCGAGCCGGTCGATGTGACGATCTTCGTCTTCAACACTCACCCCCTGCGGGGTGACGTCGCGCCGAGCGAACGGCTCCGCTCAAGCCTCCAGGACCGGTGCGATCTGCGCGTGGTCACCGCCGACGACGGGGTAACGGCGGTCTTCAGCGAGATGCGGGCCTGCGATGCCGGCCTGCACATGCGGATGCACGGCGGGATCTTCTCGTACGTGGCGGGCGTGCCGTTCGCGCTGGTGCCGTACCACCGCAAGTGCGCCGACTTCCTGGACGAAATCGGGCAGCCGGCCACCCGGCTGCTCCCGGTCGAGCCGGACGATCCGGTCGAGGTGCACAAGTTGCTGGGACGGCTGGTCACCGACGGTGCGAGCCCCCGGCTCGACCTGGCGGAGTTCGCCGACAGTGCCCGGCTCAACTTCACCCGGGCACCCTGGGCCCGCGCCTGA
- a CDS encoding DUF6186 family protein codes for MTTRAVITAGFAAIILTMVVVDAAGRRGVGRARAPLGDALTAALRTTAGRAVVLAVWLWLGWHFLAR; via the coding sequence GTGACCACGCGGGCCGTGATCACCGCCGGCTTCGCGGCGATCATCCTGACGATGGTGGTCGTGGACGCGGCGGGACGGCGGGGTGTCGGCCGGGCCCGCGCGCCGCTGGGCGACGCGCTGACCGCGGCGCTGCGCACCACCGCCGGCCGGGCTGTCGTGCTCGCGGTCTGGCTCTGGCTGGGCTGGCACTTCCTGGCACGCTGA
- the hutH gene encoding histidine ammonia-lyase — translation MSTVTIQPTGISPADVLAVARGTAKVVLDPSTVDAMATSRAIVDGIEAAGRPVYGVSTGFGALANTFVAPERRAELQHALIRSHAAGVGAPMPREVVRAMMLLRVRSLALGRSGVRPLVAEALVDLLNHEVTPWVPEHGSLGASGDLAPLAHCALVLLGEGWVLGPAGERLDAAEALRRVGLAPIELAAKEGLALINGTDGMLGMLLLAVHDARHLFAMADVTAALAIEAMLGSERPFLPELHAIRPHPGQATSAANIHRLLQDSRVMDSHRDDLAHAVQDAYSMRCAPQVAGAARDTLDFVETVAGRELRSVVDNPVVLPDGRVESTGNFHGAPLGFAADYLAIAAAEVGAIAERRVDRLLDVTRNRELPAFLSPDAGVNSGLMIAQYTAAGIVAENRRLAAPASVDSLPTSGMQEDHVSMGWAAAKKLRTVLDNLTSLLAVELLAAVRGLQLRAPLEPSPAGRAAVAALGGSAGEPGPDVFLAPVMEAARAVLAGPELRAAIEREVGPLG, via the coding sequence ATGTCGACCGTAACCATCCAGCCCACCGGAATCTCCCCCGCCGACGTGCTCGCCGTCGCGCGCGGCACCGCCAAGGTCGTCCTCGACCCGTCCACGGTGGACGCGATGGCGACCAGCCGCGCGATCGTGGACGGCATCGAGGCCGCCGGCCGCCCCGTCTACGGCGTCTCCACCGGTTTCGGGGCGCTCGCCAACACCTTCGTCGCGCCCGAGCGGCGGGCCGAACTCCAGCACGCGCTGATCCGTTCGCACGCCGCCGGGGTGGGCGCGCCGATGCCCCGCGAGGTGGTCCGGGCGATGATGCTGCTCCGGGTCCGCTCGCTGGCGCTGGGCCGCTCCGGGGTCCGCCCGCTGGTCGCCGAGGCCCTGGTCGACCTGCTCAACCACGAGGTCACCCCGTGGGTGCCGGAGCACGGCTCGCTGGGCGCCTCCGGCGACCTGGCCCCGCTCGCCCACTGCGCGCTGGTGCTGCTCGGCGAGGGCTGGGTGCTCGGGCCGGCCGGCGAGCGGCTCGACGCGGCCGAGGCACTGCGCCGGGTCGGGCTGGCGCCGATCGAGCTGGCCGCCAAGGAGGGGCTGGCGCTGATCAACGGCACCGACGGCATGCTCGGCATGCTGCTGCTGGCCGTCCACGACGCCCGGCACCTGTTCGCCATGGCCGACGTCACCGCCGCCCTGGCCATCGAGGCGATGCTCGGCTCGGAGCGGCCGTTCCTGCCCGAGCTGCACGCCATCCGGCCGCACCCCGGGCAGGCCACGTCGGCGGCGAACATCCACCGGCTGCTCCAGGACTCGCGGGTGATGGACTCGCACCGGGACGACCTGGCGCACGCCGTGCAGGACGCGTACTCGATGCGCTGCGCGCCGCAGGTGGCCGGCGCGGCCCGGGACACCCTCGACTTCGTCGAGACGGTCGCCGGGCGGGAGCTGCGCTCGGTGGTGGACAACCCGGTGGTGCTGCCGGACGGGCGGGTCGAGTCGACCGGGAACTTCCACGGCGCGCCGCTCGGCTTCGCCGCCGACTACCTGGCCATCGCCGCCGCCGAGGTGGGCGCGATCGCCGAACGCCGGGTCGACCGGCTGCTCGACGTCACCCGCAACCGGGAGTTGCCCGCCTTCCTCTCCCCCGACGCCGGGGTCAACTCCGGCCTGATGATCGCCCAGTACACGGCGGCCGGGATCGTCGCGGAGAACCGCCGGCTCGCCGCCCCCGCCTCGGTGGACTCGCTGCCCACCAGCGGCATGCAGGAGGACCACGTCTCCATGGGCTGGGCGGCGGCCAAGAAGCTGCGCACGGTGCTGGACAACCTGACCAGCCTGCTCGCCGTGGAGCTGCTGGCGGCCGTACGCGGGCTCCAGCTCCGTGCCCCGCTGGAGCCCTCGCCGGCCGGCCGGGCCGCGGTGGCGGCGCTGGGCGGGAGCGCCGGCGAGCCGGGCCCGGACGTCTTCCTCGCCCCGGTGATGGAGGCGGCCCGGGCGGTGCTGGCCGGGCCGGAGCTGCGCGCGGCGATCGAACGCGAGGTCGGCCCACTCGGCTGA
- the hutI gene encoding imidazolonepropionase, whose translation MSSVLIDDIGELVTNSPGEGEAGPLGIRRNVALLVEEGRVAWIGPTRDAPAADRRIDAEGAAVLPGFVDSHAHLVFAGDRAAEFAARMAGQPYTGGGIRTTVGATRAASDDELRATVRRLRAEAMRQGTTTMETKSGYGLTVADEARSLRIAAEVTEETTFLGAHVVPAEYADRPDDYVGMVCGPMLAAAAPYARWIDVFCERGAFGVNHARAILACGQAVGLGVRVHANQLGPGPGVRLGVELGAASVDHCTHLSDADVNALAGSPTVATLLPGAEFSTRSPYPDARRLLDAGVTVALATDCNPGSSYTSSMPFCVALAVREMRMTPGEAVWAATAGGAAALRRDDIGRLRPGARADLMILDAPSHLHLAYRPGVPLIRQVLHNGVPQCRP comes from the coding sequence ATGAGCAGCGTGCTGATCGACGACATCGGCGAGCTGGTCACCAACTCCCCCGGCGAGGGTGAGGCCGGCCCGCTGGGCATCCGCCGGAACGTCGCCCTGCTGGTCGAGGAGGGGCGGGTGGCCTGGATCGGGCCGACCCGGGACGCCCCGGCCGCCGACCGGCGGATCGACGCCGAGGGGGCCGCGGTGCTGCCCGGCTTCGTGGACAGCCACGCCCACCTGGTCTTCGCCGGGGACCGGGCCGCGGAGTTCGCCGCCCGGATGGCCGGGCAGCCGTACACCGGCGGCGGCATCCGTACCACGGTCGGCGCCACCCGGGCCGCCTCGGACGACGAGCTGCGGGCCACCGTGCGCCGGCTCCGCGCCGAGGCGATGCGGCAGGGCACCACCACCATGGAGACCAAGAGCGGGTACGGCCTCACCGTCGCCGACGAGGCCCGCTCGCTGCGGATCGCCGCCGAGGTGACCGAGGAGACCACCTTCCTCGGCGCGCACGTCGTACCCGCCGAGTACGCCGACCGCCCCGACGACTACGTCGGCATGGTGTGCGGGCCGATGCTCGCCGCCGCCGCCCCGTACGCGCGCTGGATCGACGTCTTCTGCGAGCGGGGCGCCTTCGGCGTCAACCACGCCCGGGCCATCCTCGCCTGCGGCCAGGCCGTCGGGCTGGGCGTGCGGGTGCACGCCAACCAGCTCGGCCCCGGGCCGGGCGTCCGGCTCGGGGTGGAGCTCGGCGCGGCCAGCGTCGACCACTGCACCCATCTCAGCGACGCCGACGTCAACGCGCTGGCCGGCTCGCCGACCGTCGCCACGCTGCTGCCCGGGGCGGAGTTCTCCACCCGGTCGCCGTACCCGGACGCCCGCCGGCTGCTCGACGCGGGCGTGACCGTGGCGCTGGCCACCGACTGCAACCCTGGGTCGTCGTACACCTCGTCGATGCCGTTCTGCGTCGCGCTCGCCGTACGCGAGATGCGGATGACCCCGGGGGAGGCGGTCTGGGCCGCGACCGCCGGCGGGGCCGCGGCGCTGCGCCGCGACGACATCGGCCGGCTGCGGCCCGGCGCCCGGGCCGACCTGATGATCCTCGACGCCCCGTCCCACCTGCACCTGGCCTACCGGCCCGGTGTGCCACTGATCCGCCAGGTTCTGCACAACGGAGTCCCGCAATGTCGACCGTAA
- a CDS encoding formimidoylglutamate deiminase, translated as MTRWLAEYAWLPDHAEPTADVLIEAEDGRITAVTPLVGGGAPATGVEVLRDAVRLPGLTLPGLANAHSHAFHRALRGRTHGGRGDFWTWRDRMYDVAARLDPDSYLALARAAYAEMALAGITCVGEFHYLHHGPDGQPYADPNAMSAALVEAAAHAGIRLTLLDACYLTATVDGAPLAGPQRRFGDGDALRWAERVGAFRPENDHTRVGAAIHSVRAVPADQLATVANLADRAGVPLHVHLSEQPAENDACRALHGCTPTRLLADHGVLGPGTTAVHATHPTSADLALLGESRTGICLCPTTERDLADGIGPARQMAEAGSPLSLGSDSHAVVDLFEEARAVELDERLRTRRRGHFSPVELLTAATVAGHAALGWADAGRLAVGDRADLVTVRLDSARTAGVPPVGAFFAATAADVSHVVVDGRVVVADGRHLTVDVPAELRAAIGEVTA; from the coding sequence CTGACCCGCTGGCTCGCCGAGTACGCCTGGCTGCCCGACCACGCCGAACCCACCGCCGACGTGCTGATCGAGGCGGAGGACGGCCGGATCACCGCCGTGACGCCGCTGGTCGGCGGCGGCGCCCCGGCCACCGGGGTCGAGGTGCTCCGCGACGCGGTCCGGCTGCCCGGGCTCACCCTGCCCGGGCTGGCCAACGCGCACTCGCACGCCTTCCACCGGGCGCTGCGCGGCCGGACCCACGGCGGCCGGGGCGACTTCTGGACCTGGCGGGACCGGATGTACGACGTCGCGGCCCGCCTGGACCCGGACTCCTACCTGGCCCTGGCCCGGGCCGCGTACGCCGAGATGGCGCTCGCCGGGATCACCTGCGTCGGCGAGTTCCACTACCTGCACCACGGCCCCGACGGACAGCCGTACGCCGACCCGAACGCGATGTCCGCCGCGCTGGTCGAGGCGGCCGCCCACGCCGGCATCCGGCTCACCCTGCTCGACGCTTGTTATCTCACCGCCACCGTGGACGGCGCGCCGCTGGCCGGGCCGCAGCGGCGGTTCGGCGACGGGGACGCGCTGCGCTGGGCGGAGCGGGTCGGCGCCTTCCGGCCGGAGAACGACCACACGCGTGTCGGGGCGGCGATCCACTCGGTCCGCGCGGTGCCGGCCGACCAGCTCGCCACCGTCGCCAATCTGGCCGACCGCGCCGGCGTGCCGCTGCACGTGCACCTCTCCGAGCAGCCCGCCGAGAACGACGCCTGCCGCGCGCTGCACGGCTGCACCCCGACCCGGCTGCTCGCGGACCACGGCGTCCTCGGCCCGGGGACCACCGCCGTGCACGCCACCCACCCCACCAGCGCCGACCTGGCGCTGCTCGGGGAGAGCCGGACCGGCATCTGCCTCTGCCCCACCACCGAACGGGACCTGGCCGACGGGATCGGGCCGGCCCGGCAGATGGCCGAGGCGGGCAGCCCGCTCAGCCTGGGCAGCGACAGCCACGCCGTGGTCGACCTCTTCGAGGAGGCCCGCGCGGTGGAGCTGGACGAACGGCTGCGGACCCGGCGGCGCGGCCACTTCAGCCCCGTCGAGCTGCTGACCGCCGCCACCGTCGCCGGGCACGCCGCGCTGGGCTGGGCGGACGCCGGCCGGCTCGCCGTGGGCGACCGCGCCGACCTGGTCACCGTACGGCTGGACAGCGCCCGCACGGCCGGCGTGCCGCCGGTCGGGGCGTTCTTCGCCGCCACCGCGGCCGACGTCAGCCACGTCGTGGTGGACGGGCGCGTGGTGGTCGCCGACGGACGGCACCTGACGGTGGACGTGCCGGCGGAGCTGCGCGCCGCCATCGGGGAGGTCACCGCATGA
- a CDS encoding allantoate amidohydrolase, producing the protein MTDLAGRFRRLWDEIAPVGRDAGSGGYLRYALTEPEVWLREWFREQADRRGMPVHSDGNGNLFAWWGDPAAGEAVLTGSHFDSVPHGGAYDGPLGIVSAFLAVDELRAAGVTPVRPVVVGAFVEEEGARFGVPCLGSRLLTGEIAVERAAGLRDAAGVSFADALGDRPAGADPALLGRFAAFVELHVEQGRALVEQDAPVAVASAIWPHGRWRFDFHGEGNHAGTTRMVDRRDPMLTYAFTVLAANKEARLRDAHATVARVAVEPNATNAIPSRVTGWLDARAAEPETLHGLVEAVRAKAAERARRDGTELALTEESATPLVAFDGGLAKRLATLLDAPVLPTGAGHDAGVLAAHLPTAMLFVRNPTGVSHSPAESATDADCAAGVTALARVLEELACR; encoded by the coding sequence GTGACCGACCTGGCCGGCCGGTTCCGCCGGCTCTGGGACGAGATCGCCCCGGTCGGGCGGGACGCCGGCAGCGGCGGCTACCTGCGCTACGCCCTCACCGAACCGGAGGTGTGGCTGCGGGAGTGGTTCCGTGAGCAGGCCGACCGGCGGGGCATGCCGGTGCACTCCGACGGCAACGGCAATCTCTTCGCCTGGTGGGGCGACCCGGCTGCCGGCGAGGCCGTGCTCACCGGCAGCCACTTCGACTCGGTGCCGCACGGCGGAGCGTACGACGGGCCGCTCGGCATCGTCAGCGCGTTCCTCGCCGTCGACGAGCTGCGGGCCGCCGGGGTCACCCCGGTCCGGCCGGTGGTGGTCGGCGCGTTCGTCGAGGAGGAGGGGGCCCGCTTCGGCGTACCGTGCCTGGGGTCGCGGCTGCTCACCGGGGAGATCGCGGTGGAGCGCGCGGCCGGGCTGCGCGACGCGGCCGGGGTGAGCTTCGCCGACGCGCTGGGTGACCGGCCGGCGGGCGCCGACCCGGCGCTGCTCGGCCGCTTCGCGGCCTTCGTGGAACTGCACGTCGAGCAGGGCCGCGCGCTGGTCGAGCAGGATGCGCCGGTCGCGGTGGCGAGCGCGATCTGGCCGCACGGCCGCTGGCGCTTCGACTTCCACGGCGAGGGCAACCACGCCGGTACGACCCGGATGGTCGACCGCCGCGACCCGATGCTCACGTACGCCTTCACCGTGCTGGCGGCGAACAAGGAGGCCCGGCTGCGCGACGCGCACGCCACCGTGGCCCGGGTGGCGGTGGAGCCGAACGCCACCAACGCCATCCCGTCGAGGGTGACCGGCTGGCTGGACGCCCGGGCGGCCGAGCCGGAGACGCTGCACGGCCTGGTCGAGGCGGTCCGCGCCAAGGCCGCCGAGCGGGCGAGGCGGGACGGCACCGAGCTGGCCCTGACCGAGGAGTCGGCGACGCCGCTGGTAGCGTTCGACGGCGGGCTGGCGAAGCGGCTGGCCACGCTGCTCGACGCGCCGGTGCTGCCGACCGGGGCCGGGCACGACGCCGGGGTGCTGGCCGCGCACCTGCCCACCGCGATGCTCTTCGTGCGCAACCCGACCGGGGTGTCGCACTCCCCGGCCGAGTCCGCCACCGACGCCGACTGCGCGGCCGGGGTGACCGCCCTGGCCCGGGTGCTGGAGGAGCTGGCATGCCGCTGA
- the hutU gene encoding urocanate hydratase, whose product MHQPVRAARGTARTAKGWPQEAALRMLMNNLDPEVAERPDDLVVYGGTGKAARDWPSYHALVRTLTDLRDDETMLVQSGRPVGVMRTHEWAPRVLLANSNLVGDWATWPEFRRLEQLGLTMYGQMTAGSWIYIGTQGILQGTYETFAAVAAKRFAGTLAGTLTLTAGCGGMGGAQPLAVTMNGGACLIVDVDRTRLDRRVHDRYLDEVADSLDDAVERVLAAKRERRALSVGVVGNAATVFPELLRRGVEIDIVTDQTSAHDPLSYVPEGVELADARDYAAAKPADFTDRARASMAKHVEAMVGFLDAGAEVFDYGNSIRGEAKLGGYERAFDFPGFVPAYIRPLFCEGKGPFRWAALSGDPKDIAATDRAILDLFPENESLARWMRMAGERVAFQGLPARICWLGYGERDKAGVRFNEMVASGELSAPVVIGRDHLDCGSVASPYRETEAMADGSDAIADWPLLNALVNTASGASWVSIHHGGGVGIGRSIHAGQVCVADGSALAGQKIERVLTNDPAMGVIRHVDAGYDTAREVAERTGVRVPMAEGPA is encoded by the coding sequence ATGCACCAGCCCGTCCGCGCCGCCCGCGGCACCGCACGTACCGCGAAGGGGTGGCCGCAGGAGGCCGCCCTGCGGATGCTGATGAACAACCTCGACCCGGAGGTGGCCGAACGCCCCGACGACCTGGTCGTCTACGGCGGCACCGGGAAGGCCGCGCGGGACTGGCCGTCGTACCACGCCCTGGTGCGGACGCTGACCGACCTGCGCGACGACGAGACGATGCTGGTGCAGTCCGGCCGCCCGGTGGGGGTCATGCGGACCCACGAGTGGGCGCCCCGGGTGCTGCTGGCCAACTCGAACCTGGTCGGCGACTGGGCCACCTGGCCGGAGTTCCGCCGCCTGGAGCAGCTCGGCCTGACCATGTACGGGCAGATGACCGCCGGCTCGTGGATCTACATCGGCACCCAGGGCATCCTCCAGGGCACCTACGAGACGTTCGCCGCCGTCGCCGCGAAGCGGTTCGCCGGCACCCTGGCGGGGACGCTGACCCTGACCGCCGGCTGCGGCGGGATGGGCGGGGCGCAGCCCCTGGCGGTCACCATGAACGGTGGCGCCTGTCTGATCGTGGACGTGGACCGGACCCGGCTGGACCGCCGGGTGCACGACCGGTACCTGGACGAGGTCGCCGACTCCCTCGACGACGCCGTCGAGCGGGTGCTGGCCGCGAAGCGGGAGCGCCGGGCGCTGAGCGTCGGCGTGGTCGGCAACGCGGCGACGGTCTTCCCGGAGCTGCTGCGCCGGGGCGTGGAGATCGACATCGTCACCGACCAGACCAGCGCGCACGACCCGCTGTCGTACGTGCCGGAGGGGGTGGAGCTGGCCGACGCCCGGGACTACGCGGCGGCGAAGCCGGCCGACTTCACCGACCGGGCCCGGGCCTCGATGGCGAAGCACGTCGAGGCGATGGTCGGCTTCCTCGACGCGGGCGCGGAGGTCTTCGACTACGGCAACTCGATCCGCGGCGAGGCGAAGCTCGGCGGGTACGAGCGGGCCTTCGACTTCCCCGGCTTCGTGCCGGCGTACATCCGGCCGCTGTTCTGCGAGGGCAAGGGCCCGTTCCGGTGGGCGGCGCTCTCCGGCGACCCGAAGGACATCGCCGCCACCGACCGGGCCATCCTCGACCTGTTCCCGGAGAACGAGTCCCTTGCCCGGTGGATGCGGATGGCCGGCGAGCGGGTCGCCTTCCAGGGCCTGCCGGCGCGGATCTGCTGGCTGGGCTACGGCGAGCGGGACAAGGCGGGGGTGCGGTTCAACGAGATGGTCGCCTCCGGCGAGCTGTCCGCGCCCGTGGTGATCGGCCGCGACCACCTGGACTGCGGCAGCGTGGCCAGCCCCTACCGGGAGACCGAGGCGATGGCCGACGGCTCCGACGCGATCGCCGACTGGCCGCTGCTCAACGCGCTGGTCAACACGGCCAGCGGGGCGTCCTGGGTCTCCATCCACCACGGCGGCGGGGTCGGCATCGGCCGGTCCATCCACGCCGGCCAGGTCTGCGTCGCCGACGGCAGCGCCCTGGCCGGGCAGAAGATCGAGCGGGTGCTCACCAACGACCCGGCGATGGGCGTGATCCGGCACGTCGACGCCGGCTACGACACCGCCCGCGAGGTCGCCGAGCGGACCGGCGTGCGGGTGCCGATGGCGGAGGGCCCGGCGTGA
- a CDS encoding MurR/RpiR family transcriptional regulator: MNESAVVAAPTDRVLDLFHGVRLTPTQRRIAHCLVQHAGAVAYLSAAEVAELAGVSQPSVTRFAMTLGHDGYPALRRRLRELTAAAAVDPADAGNELQRAVRAEIGNLDRLAGQLADRERIAAVGQQLAASRPLPVLGLRAAAPLAAYFAYFAAKVHPDVRVLDDGGSLLTDRLEQAAAAGATALLAFVLPRYPRETLDALREARDAGLTVVAITDSPVSPATEHAEVVLPAAVGTDLVFDLHTAPMTLAMVVLQAICDAAPADTQARLEAFESSAARRQLFLG; encoded by the coding sequence ATGAATGAAAGCGCTGTCGTCGCAGCGCCGACCGATCGGGTACTGGACCTCTTCCATGGGGTCCGGCTCACCCCCACCCAGCGCCGGATCGCGCACTGCCTGGTGCAGCACGCCGGGGCGGTGGCGTACCTGTCGGCGGCGGAGGTCGCCGAGCTGGCCGGGGTCAGCCAGCCGTCGGTGACCCGGTTCGCGATGACGCTCGGCCACGACGGCTACCCGGCGCTGCGCCGCCGCCTGCGGGAGCTGACCGCCGCCGCGGCCGTCGACCCGGCCGACGCCGGCAACGAGCTCCAGCGGGCCGTCCGCGCCGAGATCGGCAACCTCGACCGGCTGGCCGGGCAGCTCGCCGACCGGGAGCGGATCGCCGCGGTCGGCCAGCAGCTGGCCGCCAGCCGCCCGCTGCCGGTGCTCGGGCTGCGCGCCGCCGCCCCGCTGGCCGCGTACTTCGCCTACTTCGCCGCGAAGGTGCACCCGGACGTCCGGGTGCTGGACGACGGCGGCAGCCTGCTCACCGACCGCCTCGAGCAGGCCGCGGCGGCCGGCGCGACCGCGCTGCTCGCCTTCGTGCTGCCCCGCTACCCGCGCGAGACCCTCGACGCGCTGCGCGAGGCCCGGGACGCCGGACTGACGGTGGTGGCGATCACCGACTCCCCGGTCAGCCCCGCCACCGAGCACGCCGAGGTGGTGCTCCCCGCCGCCGTCGGCACCGATCTGGTTTTCGACCTGCACACCGCCCCGATGACCCTGGCCATGGTGGTGCTCCAGGCGATCTGCGACGCCGCCCCGGCCGACACCCAGGCCCGGCTCGAGGCGTTCGAGTCGTCCGCCGCCCGTCGTCAGTTGTTCCTCGGCTGA